A region from the Salifodinibacter halophilus genome encodes:
- a CDS encoding histone deacetylase family protein has product MGGGHPESPARMQAVDRALDRIEPSACVQFEAPLASIEALKKIHGSDYVDRIVEAAPTTGRVSLDGDTAMNAYSLAAAQRSTGATLAAVDAVVAGTIGNAFCAVRPPGHHAESERAMGFCLFNSVAAAAAHALDEHGFERVAILDFDVHHGNGTEDIFRDESRVLFCSTYQNPLFPFPDDTSVPGRLIKTPLAAGEGREAFRRAVQRDWLPALDAYQPQLILVSAGFDAHRDDPLANLMLDADDFAWVGEQIAGVARQYCAGKMVATLEGGYDLSSLTESCTAYLQTLVAHG; this is encoded by the coding sequence ATGGGCGGCGGGCATCCCGAATCTCCGGCGCGGATGCAGGCCGTCGACCGTGCGCTCGACAGGATCGAGCCATCGGCATGCGTTCAGTTTGAAGCGCCGCTTGCTTCAATCGAGGCGTTGAAAAAAATACACGGCTCGGATTATGTCGACCGGATTGTCGAAGCGGCGCCGACTACTGGCCGGGTATCGCTGGATGGCGACACGGCGATGAACGCCTACAGTCTGGCCGCCGCGCAGCGGTCAACCGGTGCCACGCTAGCCGCCGTCGACGCTGTCGTGGCCGGCACGATCGGTAACGCTTTTTGTGCGGTTCGGCCGCCGGGCCACCACGCCGAAAGCGAGCGTGCCATGGGCTTTTGTTTGTTCAACAGTGTGGCGGCTGCCGCGGCTCACGCACTGGATGAACATGGCTTCGAGCGCGTGGCGATCCTGGATTTCGATGTCCACCACGGCAACGGCACCGAAGATATATTTCGCGATGAGTCGCGCGTGTTGTTCTGCTCCACGTACCAGAACCCGCTGTTTCCGTTTCCTGACGACACCAGTGTGCCCGGGCGTTTGATCAAAACGCCGCTCGCGGCGGGCGAGGGCCGCGAGGCCTTTCGGCGAGCCGTGCAACGTGACTGGTTGCCGGCACTCGACGCCTATCAACCGCAATTGATTCTGGTTTCGGCGGGCTTCGATGCGCATCGAGATGACCCGTTGGCCAATCTGATGTTGGACGCCGACGACTTCGCATGGGTAGGTGAGCAGATCGCGGGCGTTGCACGGCAATACTGCGCCGGCAAGATGGTCGCGACCTTGGAAGGCGGCTATGACCTGTCGTCTTTAACCGAGAGCTGTACTGCGTATCTGCAAACATTGGTCGCGCACGGCTAA